DNA sequence from the Methanolobus psychrophilus R15 genome:
TTTCATTCAACTTTCTTTGAGTATCAACATAATGGATTGTATCATTGATGATTTCCTCAAGCTCGATCAGTGAATTTTTACAAGCATCCTCAAAAGCATATTTAACTCTTGGGCATACGCTTTTTTGAGTACCCCTTTTAAACTTTACAGGCGGAGTTGCGTCAAACCACTTGACATCTGGTGTACCCTTGATAGGATAATCCCAACCACTTTTTAGCAGTTTTTCCTGTATTTTTATCTCACAGGACTTACTCCCATTGAAATTGCATTCCACCCGGGTTTGAGGATTTCCATTCTCATTAATTGGAGCAAATGGTTCATAAGTTCCGATCTTTTCTACTGGGACATAAAAACGAATTTTTGTCTTAACAGGATCAGGACTATTAGGGCTTTTCGCTATTTCAGGGGAAGTAACAGAAAAATACTGCTTCCCTGAAATTTCTTTTGTATCGTAAATATCCTCTGAATGATATAGCGTATCGAAAATACCATTTTCAATATCCTGGTAATTCAATACCCAACTGCTCAACTTCTCATAACTTGGACAGCCATATTGCATTACACACTTAACAACGATTTCATCAATTTGTTCTCTGTTCTCTTCAAGTGTCCACAGGCAATGTCTCAGTATGAATGCATCAACAGGTATCACTTCTGTTCTATCACATAGAAATGCTGAAGCTTTTAATATGAATGCAATTTTTTGCCATCTGCGATCAGAAGCATAAACCGCGATTTTAGGATTAGCTCTGTTGAATCCATCAATAGAAACTCTGATCGAATTAATGATAGCAAATACTTCTCTGGAAATAGTTATCCTGTATATTTCACTCGGAATTTGCTCCCATTCAGCATTAGAGAATTGCAGGCCGTCCGGAACTTGTATGTCAATGGGAACAGGCCCTCCGTAAAGCAATTTTTCAAAATTCTCTCTCTCTTGCATAGGATTTACTGCTATTCGCATCACAAAACGGTCATAGAGGGCTTCCAGACCTTGGTTGACCGGAGGTGTTTCATTGCTTGCAGCAATCAATGCCTTTAGCGGGACTTTTTCGGCCTTACCATTATTTCGATAGATCCTTTCGTTTATAATTGTCAGTAGTGTGTTTAAAATAGCCGGACTGCTTTTCCATATCTCATCAAGAAAAGCAAAGTCGGCAGCAGGCAAATATCCATCTGTTTTACGAACATAATTGTCTTTTTTTAGTTCCTGAATACTAACCGGTCCAAAAACATCTTCAGGAGTACTGAAGCTCTGCATCAGATATTCAAAATGGTTTGTGTCTCTGAACACCTTTGATAAACGGCGGGCAATCAGGCTTTTCGCTGTGCCTGGTAACCCGTATAGAAAAACAGGTTGTCCGGAAATGGCTGAAAGAAGTGAAACTGCAACAATCTCTTCTCTTTCATACAGTCCGTCAGAGCAGATATTAATCAGATATGTAACTCTCTTTTTCATAGAAATGTTTGATTGATGGGAATTCATAAGCCTGCTCTCATTTTAAGATCAAACGGTAAAGCCTTGCGTAATCCAAATGAAATCGATGCTAGCTCATTTTCAACATTCTGTAAGCAGTTTTGCAATCAGTGTATATTGGTGTAAAAGTGTTCCAGCACTTTGTTCACTTAAAGCTGCGCCTATTGAGCAATACATTTCTATAAATATGGAATCCTTATTTCCATATAAGTAAATAACGCTTTGGAAAAGTTGATGCAGGACGTTCATAAGCGTTTCCAGAACTGATACCTGTCATCTTTATGAGATGCATATAGCACTAATTAAGAGGGAATTTAATGCAAGTTGTTTTGATAGGTGGTTTTGCAAGCATGGAAAAGAAAAATGTTCTTTGCTCAGTCGGGAATGAGCTTGTTGCGAGAGATGAAAAAGTGGGTGCAGTGGTTATTGAAGATATGCAAAATTGTGAAGATGGATCAGTCAGCATGGATCCTGCCATCCTTGTCAGAGAGATGATGAACATCCCATGTACATTTATAACTGATCTGGTGAATGAAATGCCGGTGATCTATAAACGATTACTTTTTGACTACCTTTTGATTGAGGTTCCTTTCAGTCTACAGCCTGGAAAAGTCAAGAAAGCTCTTGTAAATCTTGAACTCAATAATCTGTCCTTTGCACCCATCATCTATGTTTTCAATACCAATATGCTCAAAAGTGATGCAAAGATGATCCCAAAGATAATTAGTACCCAGATCATAGAATCAGAGATTATATTTGCAAATGCTGATTCAGCTGATCAGAAAATGCTAGCTGCATTGAACAGGACATTTGAAGGAATAAATACTGCTGCAAAGGTGTTTAAGATTGCTACAGGCCCGGATGAGCGTGAAATTAGTGATTTTGTTGACATGATCATCAACTGGAACAATTGAAATCTGGCAGTACTATTTGCAAAAGTTCCAAAAACAACGGCTCTGTAAAAATCTCCTATATTCGGGCAATAATTAGAGTAACAATAATTCATAATGTACTGCCAGTTATTGATAATATTTGTCGACAAATTAAATATAGATCTTGAAATGATGGGACCACATCAAATTAGAATTGGTACTATCAGTACCAATGTGACATCTTAGTTTCATCTTATTCAGATAGTAACAAAAACCTGCGCATTCAAAAGGACATTTGCCACACGTATACAAACCTACTCAAAAACAGTAAATTGTGTTGGAGTCATCCGCTAACTGATAAGAGCTCAGGAAAAAGGCTATGATAGTATAGAATAATCTTTTGCCACTAGTGACCTGGAAAAACGTAGAAAAGGATACTCTCCTAACTGTGCAAATCATGGTACATCATCATAATGATGATGACCACTTCGGGCTCTTTTTGCAAATGTATATATAGGAACAAAGATGAGTATGCATGTTTAAGACAAACTTTACTAAAGTAAAGGTGGTACAAAATGAAAAGAACATTAGCAATACTATTCGTCGCCATTATGGCCATGGCAGGAACTGCATCAGCATATGATGCATTCATATGGAACGCAGCAGGAACAGGAGCAGCACCACAACCTCTCGTACTCAAGGCAGGTGACTCAATAACATTGAGTTTCCGTGCTGAGAACATTGCGCCAGCAGCCGTTGGTGTTCCATTAGTTTACGACTATACTGTTGTTGCCCTTGCAGGAGGAGCACAGGTTTCTGATATCACCGTGAATCTTCCAGCAGCATTTACTCCAACTGCCACAACTGACACTGATATTGGAGCCATAGAAGTTACATTGGATGCAGCGGCACTATATGGTGCAGAATACCGTGTAACAATTAAAGCAGGCGATGAACAAGTGGACATAGACTTTGGATCAGCTTCAAGGAACATTGAATCCATCCCTGAGTTCCCAACCATTGCGCTCCCAATAGCAGCAATCCTCGGTCTTGCATTCTTCATGCAGCGCCGCAAGGAAGAGTAAGCCAATAACTTACTCTCAACTTTTTTCCTTTCTTTTTTCTTTTATCCTTCCTCATTACTCAAACCTTATATTCCTGCAACCCCATTCTTTTCTGAAAATACCAGAAGATGATTATTATGGAAGAACTGATCACTAAATTATCAAATGCACACGGCATATCCGGCAGCGAAGGGAACATCCGGGCAATCCTTGAAGAGGAACTCAGACCCTATGTGGACGAAATGAGAGTGGACAAGATGGGTAATCTCATCACGGTCAAAAAAGGCGATGGCCCATCAATTATGCTTGCTGCACACATGGACGAGATCGGGCTCATGGTCAAGTATATCGACGACAAGGGCTTCCTCAGGTTTGTCAAGATCGGAGGATGGTTCGATCCCACCCTGCACAGCCAGAGGGTAATTGTACATACCGAGAAAGGTCCCATACCAGGAGTCATCGGATCAAAGCCTCCGCATGTCATGAAGGATGAGGACAGGAAGAAACCGGTCAATGCGGATGATATGTTCATTGATGTAGGTGCTAACGACAAGGAAGATGCACTGAATATGGGAATCATTATAGGTACCCCTGTTTCCATGGACCGTGAGGTCAAAAAGCTCGCAAACGGGAAGATAACCGGAAAGGCCTTTGATAACAGGGCAGGCTGTGCCATTATCATCGATGTCATGCGCCAGATATCAAAGATGGACATCAAAGCAACAGTCTATGCAGTCGGTACAGTGCAGGAAGAAGTAGGCCTCAAGGGTGCCAGGACATCTGCATTCGGACTCAATCCCGACCTTGCCATAGCGATCGACACGACCATCCCTGGCGACCATCCGGGAATCGATAAGAAGGATTCAGTGCTGGACATCGGCAAAGGAGGAGCCATCACCATAGCAGATGCAGCAGGAAGAGGCTTGATCGCCGCACCGCAAGTGGTCAAATGGCTTACCGAGACAGCTAAGAAGAACGACATCCCATTCCAGACAGATGTCGGGGACGGTGGCACAACAGACGCCACAGCCATCCACCTTACAAGGGAAGGCATTCCCTCCACCGTGGTCAGTGTTGCAACAAGGTACATCCATTCACCAGTAGAGGTCCTTGATGTTGCCGACCTGAAGCATTGCTCAGACCTCATAGCAAAGGCAGTGCTCAGTGTGAATGACTATTTCTGAGCGGATAGGGGGTTCACACCCTTTCTTTTTTATTTCTTGTCCTTCAAAAAAGGTATTTTCATAGTTTTTTTAGACACAGATTTACACCGATTAACACGGATTACGGAAAAACAATAGTTCTCAGAATCTTTTTGGACCAAATCGGTGTAAATCAGCGTTAATCCGTGTGTGGAATACAATCCCAGGAATTGCCTGGCAATTGTTAGATGAGAAGATTTTTGAAAGATGATTTCTTCAAACATCCTTATAATCTGACATCACGTGAACAATCGTGATAGAATAATCGTCATACATATATAGCACTTCAGTATATCCCTCTACGCTGTTATTTGAACAGACAACAAATTGTGAGGGATTATATTATTTAAAAATGTCCGGTTTTTAGACACGACTCTCAGAGACGGCGAACAGACACCAGGTGTAGCGCTCAGCAGCGATGACAAGGTAGCTATTGCCAGAAAGCTGGACGAACTGGGCGTGAATGTGATCGAGGCAGGCTCTGCCATCACATCCGAAGGTGAGCGCGAGTCCATCAGAGCCGTTGCAGCGGAAAGATTGAACGCCGAGATCTGCAGCTATTGCAGGATCATGAAGCAGGATGTGGATTTTGCCCTGGCGTGTAACGTGGATTCGATTCATCTCGTAGCGCCCGTATCCGACCTGCACATCCAGGTGAAACTGCGCAAGGACAGGGAGACCGTGAGGCAGATGGCTATTGAGACCACCGAGTATGCCAAAGAGCACGGCCTCATCGTAGAACTGAGCGGAGAGGATGCTTCAAGAGCAGATATGGATTTCCTCAAGTCCCTTTACATTGACGGTATACAGGCAGGCGCAGACAGATTATGTTTCTGTGACACCGTAGGATTGCTTGTCCCGGAGCGGACAGATGCCATATTCAGGGATATGACATCTGCCATCAGCACACCCATTAGCATTCACTGCCACGACGACTTCGGGCTTGGCACCGCGAACACCGTTGCAGCCCTTCGCGCAGGCGCCAGCCAGGCACATGTGACCATCAACGGCATCGGTGAAAGGTCTGGCAATACCTCGCTGGAAGAAGTGGTAATGACCATTGAGTGGTTATACAAGTGTAAGACCGGCATTAATACAAAAGAGATCTTCAAGACCTCAAGACTTGTGAGCAGGCTGACAGGCATACCCGTGGCCCCTAACAAATCCCTCGTCGGAGGGAATGCATTCACCCATGAGGCAGGTATCCATGTACATGGCCTCCTGGCAGACACATCCACATACGAGCCCATCCGGCCCGAAGTCATAGGCAGGGAGCGCAAGATAGTACTTGGCAAACACGCGGGCAAAAGCTCGGTCACCCTTGCTGTAAAAGAAATGGGACTGACTGTTGATGACAGCCAGCTCCAGGAGATCCTCGACAGGATAAAGGAGCTTGGAGACCACGGAAAAAGAGTTACTGACGCAGACCTGCAGACCATTACAGAAACCGTGCTCAACATCCAGAGAGAGGCAAAGGTCGTCCTGGAAGAATACACAGTAGTTTCAGGCAACAGGGTCATACCGACAGCTTCTGTGAGAATGAGGGTGGATGGTGTAGAAGTCATAGAGGCAAGTGTGGGCGACGGACCTGTGGATGCAACCCTTGCCAGCATCAAGAAAGGTATCAAGAGCCTTGGTGATGTACAGCTGGAAGAGTACCATGTGGATGCTATCACCGGCGGCACCGATGCGCTTGTAGAAGTACTTGTAAAGCTCTCCAAGGACGGAAAGATGGTGACATCCAGAGGTGCACGAACAGATATTGTGATGGCGTCCGTGGAAGCCGTGCTCAACGGCATCAATCGCCTGATCTGAAAACATATTTGCTTGCATACTCATTAAAAAAGTAATCATAATCAGAGGATTCATATGACCGGATCTACCGAAAGAATGACAGGAGCCAGAGCCCTCATCGAGTGCCTGTACAGGGAAGGAGTTGATACCATCTTCGGATACCCCGGAGGAGTTCTGCTCCCTATATACGATGAACTGTACAGTTCCAACATCCGCCACATACTGGTAAGGCACGAGCAGGCCGCCGCACATGCAGCGGAGGGGTATGCACGGGCCACTGGCAAGACAGGTGTCTGCCTTGCAACCTCAGGACCAGGAGCAACCAATCTGGTCACAGGCATAGCGAACGCATACATGGATTCCATACCCATGGTAGCACTTACCGGGCAGGTGCCCAGTTCAATGATAGGTAACGACGCGTTCCAGGAAGCTAACATCACGGGCATAACCATGCCCATTACAAAGCACAACTACCTTGTACAGGATGTCAAGGAACTGCCAAGGATCATCAAAGAGGCTTTCCACATCGCATCCACCGGGAGGCCCGGACCTGTACTTGTTGACCTGCCCAAGGACATTACAACAGATATGATCGATTTCTATTACCCGGACAAGGTGGAACTGAGAGGCTACAACCCCACATATCAGGGAAATCTCCAGCAGATCAAGAAAGCCGCCGTAGAGATAGAGAGATCTTCAAAACCTGTGATATATGCAGGCGGAGGAGTGATCAGCGCAAATGCTGCTGCTGAACTGAAAAAACTTGCCGAGAAGATCCAGGCACCTGTGACCACAACCCTCACCGGCATGGGGGGTTTCCCTGGAAACCATCCCCTGTTCATCGGAATGCCGGGCATGCACGGCACAAAGTATGCGAATTACGCCATCCAGGAATCAGATCTGCTGATCGCTGTGGGTGTAAGGTTCGATGACAGGGTCACAGGTAAAATAAAATCCTTTGCCTCGAATGCAAAGATAATCCACATTGACATCGACCCTGCAGAGATATCAAAGAACGTGAAGGTCGACATACCCATTGTAGGGGATGCAAAGTGGATACTTTCCCACATCATGAAGTACACAGGGAAATCCCAGTCAGAGGAATGGCTGGAAA
Encoded proteins:
- a CDS encoding (R)-citramalate synthase; the protein is MNVIEAGSAITSEGERESIRAVAAERLNAEICSYCRIMKQDVDFALACNVDSIHLVAPVSDLHIQVKLRKDRETVRQMAIETTEYAKEHGLIVELSGEDASRADMDFLKSLYIDGIQAGADRLCFCDTVGLLVPERTDAIFRDMTSAISTPISIHCHDDFGLGTANTVAALRAGASQAHVTINGIGERSGNTSLEEVVMTIEWLYKCKTGINTKEIFKTSRLVSRLTGIPVAPNKSLVGGNAFTHEAGIHVHGLLADTSTYEPIRPEVIGRERKIVLGKHAGKSSVTLAVKEMGLTVDDSQLQEILDRIKELGDHGKRVTDADLQTITETVLNIQREAKVVLEEYTVVSGNRVIPTASVRMRVDGVEVIEASVGDGPVDATLASIKKGIKSLGDVQLEEYHVDAITGGTDALVEVLVKLSKDGKMVTSRGARTDIVMASVEAVLNGINRLI
- a CDS encoding acetolactate synthase, large subunit; translated protein: MTGSTERMTGARALIECLYREGVDTIFGYPGGVLLPIYDELYSSNIRHILVRHEQAAAHAAEGYARATGKTGVCLATSGPGATNLVTGIANAYMDSIPMVALTGQVPSSMIGNDAFQEANITGITMPITKHNYLVQDVKELPRIIKEAFHIASTGRPGPVLVDLPKDITTDMIDFYYPDKVELRGYNPTYQGNLQQIKKAAVEIERSSKPVIYAGGGVISANAAAELKKLAEKIQAPVTTTLTGMGGFPGNHPLFIGMPGMHGTKYANYAIQESDLLIAVGVRFDDRVTGKIKSFASNAKIIHIDIDPAEISKNVKVDIPIVGDAKWILSHIMKYTGKSQSEEWLEKIEGWKKQYPLHYMEPAGDEIKPQYIVEQINAVCPDAIVVTEVGQHQMWAAQYFKYTEPRTFISSGGLGTMGYGFPAAIGAKVARPDKVVIDVSGDGSFQMNSQEMATIVQNNIPVIIAIFNNGFLGMVRQWQEIFYGKRYSSTCIRDSVDFVKLAEAYGALGIRATKRDEVRPAIEKAIASGRPTLIDFIVECEENVSPMVPAGAAINEILDLERKE
- a CDS encoding cellulase, with product MEELITKLSNAHGISGSEGNIRAILEEELRPYVDEMRVDKMGNLITVKKGDGPSIMLAAHMDEIGLMVKYIDDKGFLRFVKIGGWFDPTLHSQRVIVHTEKGPIPGVIGSKPPHVMKDEDRKKPVNADDMFIDVGANDKEDALNMGIIIGTPVSMDREVKKLANGKITGKAFDNRAGCAIIIDVMRQISKMDIKATVYAVGTVQEEVGLKGARTSAFGLNPDLAIAIDTTIPGDHPGIDKKDSVLDIGKGGAITIADAAGRGLIAAPQVVKWLTETAKKNDIPFQTDVGDGGTTDATAIHLTREGIPSTVVSVATRYIHSPVEVLDVADLKHCSDLIAKAVLSVNDYF
- a CDS encoding Pyrrolo-quinoline quinone, whose protein sequence is MNSHQSNISMKKRVTYLINICSDGLYEREEIVAVSLLSAISGQPVFLYGLPGTAKSLIARRLSKVFRDTNHFEYLMQSFSTPEDVFGPVSIQELKKDNYVRKTDGYLPAADFAFLDEIWKSSPAILNTLLTIINERIYRNNGKAEKVPLKALIAASNETPPVNQGLEALYDRFVMRIAVNPMQERENFEKLLYGGPVPIDIQVPDGLQFSNAEWEQIPSEIYRITISREVFAIINSIRVSIDGFNRANPKIAVYASDRRWQKIAFILKASAFLCDRTEVIPVDAFILRHCLWTLEENREQIDEIVVKCVMQYGCPSYEKLSSWVLNYQDIENGIFDTLYHSEDIYDTKEISGKQYFSVTSPEIAKSPNSPDPVKTKIRFYVPVEKIGTYEPFAPINENGNPQTRVECNFNGSKSCEIKIQEKLLKSGWDYPIKGTPDVKWFDATPPVKFKRGTQKSVCPRVKYAFEDACKNSLIELEEIINDTIHYVDTQRKLNETPFVPAEKRELILDAFDAFLQDLENHKLNAEHLLEKVQSHAVYKSADC